From the genome of Synchiropus splendidus isolate RoL2022-P1 chromosome 17, RoL_Sspl_1.0, whole genome shotgun sequence, one region includes:
- the LOC128748371 gene encoding APC membrane recruitment protein 1-like, translated as MASRKVDGVHGQTRKCDSMSGLPRSGSISEGLQTENSLVKSQKSGKLRTALTFFGVRKSICLLPSFFGGRNKSQNKNGVCKSRTHDGLSKSSHEDSGKSGYTTAVDFEYHNHQDPAGNCHCGYDYSPPAADHKSFSIPRQRKGLKSLFQSFKQHRMNKNVDKTEMVVMSMPHCQPEERVVQNNSEQFVSECLGSEPDVPDFFDDCDISPDPECICDNIATSERSVESEKLSSAHGEHLSDNQVEEYKLTTSDLVAYKESLRGHSEPCLKLESVPDTVPKLATPASSSDQLNLIFGEVASLKSFDSLTGCGDIIADQEEDSITESSVSGERSRNGGKRASCYLTYQGGGEEMASPEDLDESCLQDFWGNEPSDEICQDKSELTCTHNTEPVSCVSAQQATGVDTSTMDALTPQSEHQESVPNSDEGYYDSTTPGPEEGQDKLDRLQKERLPRDSYSGDALYELFAPDESLISPHFEKQPGFKPSEFSRQSAEMDDSVFVPEMEREQLCTGMYEALETSSKSSELSKDRVGVREGVNKGLSSTTGNVKQNVFDASAVADCEKRLSNISFRSTSDTEVDIFREAKEQHLVENKPLASPYQSVSDDNEGQAVSFSQALVDYTKNSRMMSDLHMGGFQAASAFSANMEALPSIVTFDVVDMHNEGEYDEQVELGEDIASPFQLEESYLQKDVFAQCDYQIMDLYEQSLTGNPWSVAAGAGHFAKLNHSSSLSQNCRSSPIEAEMMGVFRDNRPAISQAQSKMESVSDCSSHYKKNLSTSELSLSWEKRTEGAPNLVVDGEVIENSQSFTPTIQKIFPPP; from the coding sequence ATGGCCTCCAGAAAAGTTGATGGTGTCCATGGCCAGACCAGGAAATGTGACTCCATGTCTGGGCTTCCTCGGAGTGGCAGCATCTCAGAAGGGCTCCAGACTGAGAATTCTTTAGTTAAATCTCAGAAGTCTGGAAAGTTGCGAACAGCTCTGACGTTTTTCGGGGTGCGCAAAAGCATCTGCCTATTACCAAGTTTTTTTGGAGGACGGAATAAAAGTCAGAACAAGAATGGAGTTTGCAAAAGCAGAACTCATGATGGGCTTAGTAAGTCTAGTCATGAAGACAGTGGAAAGAGTGGGTACACCACTGCTGTGGACTTTGAGTATCACAACCATCAGgaccctgctggaaactgccacTGCGGCTACGATTATAGTCCACCTGCTGCTGACCACAAGTCCTTTTCGATCCCGCGGCAGAGGAAAGGCTTGAAGAGTCTATTTCAGAGTTTTAAGCAACACCgaatgaacaaaaatgttgataaaactGAAATGGTGGTGATGTCCATGCCCCACTGCCAGCCAGAGGAGCGTGTAGTTCAGAACAACAGTGAGCAGTTTGTGTCCGAGTGCCTAGGATCTGAACCTGATGTGCCTGACTTCTTTGACGATTGTGATATTTCTCCTGATCCCGAATGTATTTGTGATAATATTGCAACATCAGAGCGAAGTGTGGAATCTGAAAAGCTGTCTTCAGCACATGGCGAGCATCTCTCTGACAATCAAGTGGAGGAATATAAGTTGACCACCAGTGATTTAGTTGCGTATAAGGAGAGTTTGAGAGGACACAGTGAACCTTGCCTGAAGCTGGAGTCAGTGCCAGACACTGTACCGAAGTTAGCCACTCCTGCCAGTTCATCAGATCAACTTAACCTGATTTTCGGAGAAGTTGCATCTCTAAAAAGCTTTGATTCCCTCACCGGCTGTGGTGACATCATTGCTGATCAGGAAGAAGACAGTATTACAGAAAGCAGTGTGTCTGGAGAAAGGAGTAGAAATGGAGGTAAGAGGGCCTCCTGTTATCTGACATACCAAGGTGGTGGTGAGGAAATGGCCTCCCCCGAGGATCTGGATGAGTCTTGTCTTCAGGATTTCTGGGGAAATGAACCAAGTGATGAGATCTGCCAGGACAAGTCTGAGTTGACATGTACTCACAATACTGAGCCAGTGAGCTGTGTTAGCGCTCAGCAAGCCACCGGGGTCGATACCTCCACCATGGATGCTTTAACACCTCAGAGTGAACATCAAGAATCAGTTCCGAACAGTGATGAGGGATATTATGATTCAACCACTCCGGGACCAGAGGAAGGCCAGGATAAACTCGACAGACTTCAGAAAGAGAGACTACCTAGAGACAGCTACAGTGGCGATGCTCTCTATGAACTCTTTGCTCCGGATGAAAGTCTTATCAGTCCACATTTTGAAAAGCAACCTGGTTTCAAACCCTCCGAGTTTTCTCGGCAGTCTGCTGAGATGGATGATTCTGTCTTTGTTCCTGAGATGGAAAGGGAACAACTCTGTACTGGAATGTATGAAGCTCTTGAGACATCAAGTAAGTCTTCGGAGTTAAGTAAAGATAGAGTTGGAGTACGTGAAGGTGTCAACAAAGGTTTGAGTTCTACAACAGGGAATGTTAAGCAGAATGTATTTGATGCTTCAGCTGTTGCCGACTGCGAAAAAAGGCTTAGCAACATCTCTTTCAGAAGTACGTCGGACACAGAGGTTGACATATTTCGTGAAGCCAAAGAGCAACATCTTGTGGAGAACAAACCTCTGGCATCACCATACCAAAGCGTTAGTGATGACAATGAAGGACAAGCAGTGAGCTTCTCCCAAGCACTTGTCGATTACACAAAAAACTCTCGTATGATGAGTGACTTGCACATGGGTGGATTTCAGGCAGCATCTGCCTTCTCCGCTAATATGGAGGCCTTGCCAAGCATTGTTACTTTTGATGTGGTGGATATGCACAACGAGGGGGAATACGATGAACAAGTTGAGCTTGGAGAGGACATCGCGTCACCCTTCCAGCTGGAGGAAAGCTACCTGCAGAAAGATGTGTTTGCTCAATGTGATTATCAGATAATGGACCTATATGAACAGAGTCTTACCGGTAACCCATGGTCTGTTGCAGCTGGGGCAGGGCACTTTGCCAAACTGAATCACTCCAGTTCACTTAGTCAAAACTGCAGAAGTAGTCCCATTGAAGCGGAGATGATGGGTGTCTTTAGAGACAACAGACCTGCCATTTCTCAAGCTCAAAGTAAAATGGAATCTGTAAGTGACTGTTCCTCACATTACAAGAAGAATTTATCTACATCTGAGTTGTCCTTATCTTGGGAGAAGAGGACTGAAGGGGCACCAAACCTTGTTGTGGATGGGGAAGTAATTGAAAATTCTCAGAGCTTCACACCAACAATTCAAAAAATATTTCCACCCCCTTAA
- the zc3h12b gene encoding probable ribonuclease ZC3H12B, which translates to MEKRPCREEKTDSRKEQHATDESDDGSSSESESEEQQDQKRQVHDGGCKKKEPLSVTKPHRQLCRSPCLDRPSFSQSSTAQDFREDETGSGSTVKPCSDREYQTKMEFALKLGYSGEQVETVLNKLGTAALINDVLAELVRLGNKVDTEIQPCSSTTSSTSRSPLVKEIVSPEVSVEEESVDTYDNLRPIVIDGSNVAMSHGNKEVFSCRGIQLAVEWFLEKGHKDITVFVPAWRKEQSRPDALITDQEILRKLEKEKILVFTPSRRVQGRRVVCYDDRFIVKLAFDSDGIIVSNDNYRDLQNEKPEWKKFIEERLLMYSFVNDKFMPPDDPLGRHGPSLENFLRKRPVVPEHKKQPCPYGKKCTYGHKCKYYHPERVNQPQRAVADELRAFAKLSAVKTMSEGALVKCGTGSATAKGDAASEVKRVAPKRQSDPSIRSVACELPEALSAVRKSETNSVPSLVSALSVPTMQPAKSHAVGALNTRSASSPVPGSLQFAHSSLEHMSSVQYPPILVTNSHGASVTYSEQFPKYDSVSDHGYYSLHSDFSNMSMSSMHNVDSFCSMEHEHGVYQRNLSHCPESCLSHSNSDSFSSYGDMYPSSVDSSMEESMKGQQQSPAPGRMQSFSHGYRHETLSRVQSYGPEEPKQGQRKHPVPHLAPHIQHTAVGARSSCPGDYPLTQTVLPPLSSQPTRSLGMTRMDSISDSRLYDSNPMRQRRPPLCREQHASWDPLPCGNESYGYHSYPLSNSLMPCCERVMVRSMPEKMEQLWNSPWEASSAGDHLERYVIPEHQYQTYRNLCNIFPAYVVHSVMEKNPHLTDAQQLAAVIVTKMRSCQ; encoded by the exons ATGGAAAAACGCCCATGCAGGGAGGAGAAAACGGACTCTAGAAAGGAACAGCATGCCACTGACGAATCTGATGATGGAAGCAGCTCAGAGAGTGAatctgaggagcagcaggaccagAAGCGTCAAGTGCATGATGGTGGCTGCAAGAAGAAAGAACCACTGTCGGTCACAAAACCCCATCGGCAGCTCTGTCGCTCACCATGCCTGGACCGGCCCAGTTTCTCCCAGAGTAGCACTGCACAGGATTTTCGAGAGGATGAAACAGGCTCAGGGTCAACAGTTAAGCCTTGTAGTGACAGAGAATATCAGACCAAGATGGAATTTGCGTTAAAGTTGGGCTATTCTGGGGAGCAGGTGGAGACGGTTCTGAACAAATTAGGCACTGCTGCTCTTATCAATGATGTTCTTGCTGAGTTGGTGAGACTTGGGAACAAAGTGGATACAGAAATTCAACCGTGCAGCAGCACAACCTCGTCTACATCCAGGTCACCGCTGGTGAAAGAGATTGTTAGTCCTGaggtgtctgtggaggaggagtcTGTGGACACCTATGATAATCTCCGGCCCATTGTCATCGATGGCTCCAATGTGGCAATGAG TCACGGAAACAAGGAGGTCTTCTCCTGCCGCGGCATACAACTTGCTGTGGAATGGTTCCTAGAGAAAGGGCACAAAGACATCACTGTGTTTGTCCCCGCTTGGAGGAAGGAACAGTCCAGGCCTGATGCTCTCATTACTG ACCAAGAAATACTGCGCAAGCTCGAGAAGGAGAAGATCCTCGTGTTCACACCATCACGGAGGGTTCAAGGCAGGAGAGTGGTCTGCTATGATGATCGCTTCATAGTGAAGCTGGCTTTTGATTCTGATGGAATTATTGTGTCGAATGACAACTACAGAGACTTGCAAAACGAAAAGCCAGAGTGGAAGAAGTTTATAGAGGAGCGTCTTCTGATGTACTCATTTGTCAATGACAA gTTCATGCCACCTGATGATCCGTTAGGGAGGCATGGTCCAAGTTTAGAAAATTTCCTTCGCAAGCGTCCTGTTGTTCCTGAGCACAAGAAGCAGCCTTGCCCCTATG GGAAGAAGTGTACATATGGACACAAGTGTAAGTACTATCATCCAGAGCGGGTCAATCAACCTCAGCGCGCAGTGGCGGATGAGCTCCGGGCTTTCGCCAAGTTGTCAGCAGTCAAGACAATGAGCGAGGGGGCTTTGGTCAAATGTGGTACTGGATCAGCGACTGCAAAGGGAGACGCTGCCTCTGAGGTCAAACGCGTGGCACCCAAGCGTCAGTCAGACCCCAGCATTCGTTCGGTGGCCTGTGAACTTCCCGAAGCGCTATCAGCTGTCAGGAAGTCTGAGACAAATTCAGTGCCTTCCCTCGTGTCTGCCCTCAGTGTGCCCACCATGCAGCCTGCCAAGAGCCACGCAGTCGGAGCCTTGAACACCCGATCAGCCAGCAGCCCGGTGCCTGGTTCTTTGCAGTTTGCACACAGTTCATTAGAGCACATGTCCAGTGTACAGTATCCACCAATTCTGGTGACCAATAGTCATGGAGCCTCTGTTACATACAGTGAACAGTTCCCAAAGTATGACTCTGTCAGCGACCATGGCTATTATTCACTACACAGTGATTTTTCTAACATGAGCATGAGCAGCATGCACAACGTGGATAGTTTCTGTAGCATGGAGCACGAGCATGGTGTGTATCAGAGGAACCTCAGTCACTGCCCTGAATCCTGCCTCAGCCACTCGAACAGTGACTCCTTTTCTTCGTATGGGGACATGTACCCCAGTTCTGTGGATAGCAGCATGGAGGAGAGCATGAAGGGGCAGCAGCAGTCTCCAGCACCAGGAAGGATGCAAAGCTTCTCTCATGGGTATcgacatgaaacattgtcaaGAGTACAGAGTTATGGACCAGAGGAGCCTAAGCAGGGTCAGCGAAAGCATCCGGTACCTCATCTAGCACCACACATCCAGCACACTGCAGTAGGGGCAAGGTCCAGTTGCCCCGGAGACTATCCCTTAACTCAGACAGTCCTGCCGCCTTTGTCTTCACAGCCCACTCGATCTCTTGGTATGACTCGCATGGACAGCATATCAGATTCACGGCTGTATGACAGCAACCCAATGAGACAAAGGCGGCCCCCCTTGTGCCGTGAGCAGCACGCCAGCTGGGACCCTCTGCCATGCGGTAATGAGTCTTATGGATATCATTCATATCCACTCAGCAACAGCTTGATGCCATGTTGTGAGCGTGTGATGGTCCGCAGCATGCCCGAAAAAATGGAGCAATTATGGAACTCGCCATGGGAGGCGTCATCTGCTGGTGATCATCTCGAGCGCTACGTCATTCCAGAACACCAGTATCAAACATATCGAAACCTTTGTAACATCTTTCCGGCCTATGTGGTCCATTCGGTCATGGAGAAAAATCCCCATTTGACAGATGCTCAACAACTCGCCgcagtcattgtcaccaaaatgAGGTCGTGCCAGTGA